In one Plutella xylostella chromosome 20, ilPluXylo3.1, whole genome shotgun sequence genomic region, the following are encoded:
- the LOC119691734 gene encoding uncharacterized protein LOC119691734 encodes MEEDIVSVDPNVNGELYAESDNHETNPTVEESLQLEATTKIKEPVVPKAPEQHLKLLDTLQLHCNFTQTLDAQLKQFWEIEEITSCNKLTKDEAACEKLFQETTLRDDTGRFSVRIPLCESADVLGDTFSLAQNRFYALERKLNRCAPEYKQLYVDFMSEYLNLGHMSLIDEYAKPCYFLPHHGVFKESSSTTRLRCVFDASAKSSSGKSLNDIQLIGPALQNDIFSILLRIPRLELCGALLGARLYAKITESLRLSFNKVHFWTDSTIVLGWLRMSPSLLKTFVQNRVVEINELTGDSQWFHVAGKQNPADMLSRGLALHELQAADMWWSGPEYLRDNNFNPSQENVTINTDNIELPELKLEKTVLVSRTQPEEFPFHRYSSFVRMQRITAYILRFVHNCRSKIKSNYIVGELTVDELDNSTRCLARLLQQQSFPGIATDLTNKRNVKFPRNISSLNIFLDQHNLIRVGGRLCNSESFSYNKKIPVFLCDPNDLLPLTPAHFLIGRPLTAPAGEDLTATPTLRLSRYDRVVQMRQNFWTRWSKEYVSELQKRTKWQTHKHTLSPDTLVLIKEDNVPPLQWRLGRVLQTFAGGDGISRVANIKTATGIILVQRSFSKICPLFPQEDDPLMTHTPLWNQPGASKAGGMSTHLTPSVGSHEN; translated from the exons TGCATTGTAACTTTACCCAGACCTTAGACGCACAACTTAAGCAATTTTGGGAGATAGAAGAAATTACTTCATGCAATAAACTCACAAAAGATGAAGCGGCATGCGAAAAATTATTTCAAGAAACGACTTTACGTGACGATACGGGTCGTTTTTCAGTGCGCATACCGTTATGCGAATCAGCTGATGTATTAGGAGATACATTTAGTTTAGCACAAAATAGGTTTTATGCCCTTGAACGTAAATTAAACCGATGCGCGCCCGAATATAAACAATTGTATGTTGACTTTATGAGCGAATATTTAAACCTAGGTCACATGAGTCTAATTGATGAGTATGCTAAGCCATGCTACTTTCTACCACATCACGGTGTCTTCAAAGAAAGCAGTAGCACTACCCGTCTGAGGTGCGTTTTCGACGCAAGTGCAAAATCGTCATCAGGAAAATCGTTAAACGATATTCAATTAATAGGGCCTGCTTTACAAAACGATATTTTCTCAATTTTATTGCG CATTCCTCGTTTAGAACTATGCGGGGCGTTACTAGGTGCACGATTATACGCAAAAATCACTGAGTCACTCAGATTAAGTTTTAATAAAGTGCATTTCTGGACTGATTCGACTATTGTGCTTGGGTGGCTTCGAATGTCACCAAGTTTACTTAAGACATTTGTGCAGAACAGAGTAGTGGAAATCAATGAATTAACGGGCGATTCGCAATGGTTTCACGTGGCCGGTAAACAGAACCCGGCTGACATGCTGTCCCGCGGGCTCGCGCTGCACGAGCTGCAGGCGGCGGACATGTGGTGGAGCGGCCCCGAGTACTTACGTGATAACAACTTTAACCCGTCACAGGAGAACGTCACAATAAATACTGATAACATCGAATTACCGGAATTAAAGTTAGAAAAAACAGTATTGGTGAGTCGCACTCAGCCTGAAGAGTTTCCTTTTCACCGTTACTCATCTTTCGTTCGAATGCAACGCATAACTGCATACATTTTGCGTTTTGTACACAACTGTCggtcgaaaataaaatcaaattacATAGTCGGTGAACTAACGGTAGACGAGTTAGATAACTCCACTAGGTGTTTAGCTCGATTGTTACAACAACAATCATTTCCAGGCATTGCAACTGATCTAACAAACAAACGCAACGTAAAATTTCCTAGAAATATTTCTAGcctaaacatatttttagatCAACATAACCTCATTAGGGTCGGAGGCAGATTATGTAACTCCGAATCTTTTtcatataacaaaaaaattcCAGTTTTCTTATGC GACCCTAATGATCTACTCCCACTCACACCAGCTCACTTCCTCATTGGCCGACCGCTCACCGCTCCAGCTGGCGAGGACCTGACGGCTACTCCAACGCTGCGCCTATCACGATATGATCGCGTGGTGCAGATGCGGCAGAACTTCTGGACGAGATGGTCGAAGGAATACGTTTCTGAACTCCAGAAGAGAACGAAATGGCagacacacaaacacacactgAGTCCTGATACCCTCGTCCTAATCAAGGAGGACAACGTACCGCCACTTCAATGGCGCCTGGGACGAGTGCTGCAGACCTTCGCCGGGGGCGACGGCATCTCACGCGTGGCCAACATCAAGACGGCCACAGGCATCATACTCGTACAGCGGTCATTCTCCAAGATATGCCCGTTGTTTCCTCAAGAAGATGACCCACTGATGACCCATACACCTCTTTGGAACCAACCGGGTGCTTCCAAGGCCGGGGGCATGTCGACGCACCTAACGCCATCTGTTGGCAGCCACGAGAACTAA